A single Bacillus mesophilus DNA region contains:
- a CDS encoding DUF3307 domain-containing protein encodes MSQFDFLLIGHFIGDFLLQTSWMAQYKATKWIPLLTHVTIYTIVVAIFGFLSGGLSLWGIAIIFIGHVILDRKKFVSFWVKKIQRADGPSLGWLSIVTDQVFHLILLAIAIYV; translated from the coding sequence ATGAGCCAATTTGATTTTCTGTTAATAGGACATTTTATCGGAGACTTCCTCCTGCAAACTTCGTGGATGGCACAGTATAAAGCAACAAAGTGGATTCCGTTACTAACTCATGTCACCATTTACACAATTGTTGTAGCGATCTTCGGGTTTCTTTCAGGGGGACTTTCTCTTTGGGGAATTGCCATTATATTTATTGGACATGTGATCCTAGATCGAAAGAAGTTCGTTTCGTTTTGGGTTAAAAAGATACAAAGGGCAGATGGACCTAGTCTGGGTTGGTTATCTATTGTAACAGATCAAGTTTTTCATCTTATATTGTTGGCAATTGCCATTTATGTGTAG
- a CDS encoding adenylate/guanylate cyclase domain-containing protein: MKYSAKKYIIEQHFPLSKEKIWELLGDTDRLNRFIGLFPVTFSPAKKVGDDTFYRLAEAKVAGLVPIVWREYPFQWVTNESYMVERRYEKGPLAHFLGGIELYEQNNKAKTTVRLIGEFTPRNLLGKAALPFTAVRSMHLTMKYLHDYLSNKVKDQTAYTPKKVTNKVNIPELTKLETQLSKLPVDSSYIPYLHQHLVEKMDHDVTQMRPYELARHWGVNPDEVLRLFLYATKVGILNLSWNLICPNCRVSKVSYNTLSQLENEFHCDLCGINYDANFENYVELYFSVHPSVRKAYAQSYCVGGPMISPHVKIQKVIEKGETYKTVIPPYHKKLRIRVLQANHTVDIQSVPSNQSKQAVELDYRNSGWSESTISVTPGNTAITIHNSSPEDIVVVVEQGEWSQEVVTAAKITALQEFRDLFSSEVLAPGQQVGIENVTILFSDLQGSTSLYEVVGDADAYGQVRRHFDYLTEMISKNSGSVVKTIGDAVMAVFHKPEDGFQAALHIQKHIAEFNDKNAGDITLKVGLYSGPAIAVNSNDRIDYFGRTVNIAARIQGQSTGNDIVFHKEYLNNSTIQFQLEKEDVILESFHANLRGISDSIELVRLQFKKTDKA, from the coding sequence ATGAAGTATTCAGCTAAGAAATATATTATCGAGCAACATTTCCCTCTTTCTAAAGAGAAAATTTGGGAGCTTCTTGGGGATACCGATCGATTAAATCGATTTATCGGGTTATTTCCAGTTACCTTTAGCCCTGCCAAAAAAGTTGGTGATGATACATTTTACCGTTTGGCAGAAGCAAAGGTTGCAGGTCTTGTTCCGATTGTCTGGAGAGAATATCCCTTTCAGTGGGTGACCAATGAGTCTTATATGGTAGAACGGCGATATGAAAAAGGGCCATTAGCGCATTTCCTGGGGGGAATTGAGCTATATGAACAGAATAACAAAGCTAAAACGACAGTCCGGTTAATTGGCGAGTTTACACCCCGAAATCTTCTAGGTAAAGCAGCCCTACCATTCACAGCTGTTCGATCGATGCATTTGACGATGAAATATCTTCACGATTACCTATCTAACAAAGTAAAGGATCAAACAGCCTATACTCCGAAGAAGGTTACTAATAAGGTCAATATACCTGAATTAACAAAGCTTGAAACTCAGCTTTCCAAACTACCAGTAGACTCATCCTATATTCCCTACCTTCATCAGCATCTAGTCGAAAAGATGGATCATGATGTAACACAGATGAGACCTTATGAGCTTGCTAGACATTGGGGAGTAAATCCTGACGAGGTACTTAGGCTATTTCTTTATGCAACCAAGGTTGGAATTTTGAATTTAAGCTGGAATTTAATATGTCCGAATTGCAGGGTGTCTAAAGTAAGCTATAACACTCTGTCCCAGTTAGAAAATGAGTTTCATTGTGACTTATGTGGTATAAACTATGATGCAAATTTTGAAAATTACGTAGAGCTATATTTCTCTGTCCATCCTTCAGTTAGAAAAGCCTATGCCCAGAGTTATTGTGTAGGGGGACCGATGATTTCTCCTCATGTGAAAATTCAGAAGGTGATTGAAAAGGGAGAAACCTACAAGACGGTAATTCCACCTTATCATAAAAAACTTCGAATTCGAGTTCTGCAAGCTAATCACACAGTGGACATTCAATCAGTTCCTTCCAATCAATCAAAGCAAGCTGTTGAATTAGATTATAGAAACAGTGGTTGGTCAGAGTCTACTATTTCTGTTACTCCGGGAAACACTGCTATAACTATTCACAACTCAAGTCCAGAGGACATTGTAGTAGTGGTAGAACAAGGGGAGTGGAGTCAAGAGGTAGTAACAGCTGCAAAAATCACCGCACTACAAGAATTTAGAGATCTCTTTTCCTCAGAAGTATTAGCACCAGGCCAACAGGTGGGCATTGAGAATGTCACGATTCTTTTTAGTGACCTCCAAGGATCTACTTCTCTCTACGAGGTAGTAGGGGACGCAGATGCCTACGGACAGGTTCGCAGACATTTTGATTATTTAACAGAGATGATCTCAAAAAATTCAGGCAGTGTGGTTAAAACGATTGGGGACGCGGTAATGGCTGTCTTTCATAAACCTGAGGATGGCTTTCAAGCAGCTCTTCACATCCAAAAACATATCGCAGAATTTAATGATAAGAATGCAGGGGATATTACTCTAAAGGTTGGTTTATATAGTGGACCAGCAATTGCCGTAAATTCAAATGATCGGATCGACTATTTCGGAAGAACTGTAAATATTGCTGCTAGGATACAAGGTCAAAGTACTGGAAACGATATCGTCTTCCATAAGGAGTATTTAAACAACTCGACCATTCAATTTCAACTTGAGAAAGAAGATGTAATACTAGAATCCTTTCATGCAAATTTAAGAGGAATTTCTGATTCTATAGAGTTAGTTAGACTTCAATTCAAAAAAACAGATAAGGCTTAG
- a CDS encoding OFA family MFS transporter: MTLTKNRWLIALSAIAIHLSIGASYAYSVYKKPLIETMGWSETNVTLAFTIMMALAGFTAAAFGRFVEKWGPRKSALIAALLFGLGQVGSGVAVLLDSSIAFLLTYGLLSGLGLGIGYISPVSTLVKWFPDRRGLATGMAVLGFGAGALITAPVAANLIITTSISTTFFILGTCYFFVMILGASYIAPPKEGWIPESMKQGIAVAGQKKVKEDLRQLTAQEAVRTKHFWMLWTMMLINTSAGIMMISVASPMAQDVVGLSAAAAATMVGIMGIFNGGGRLGWATASDYIGRYNIFIIFFIIQIIAFAVLPNTTNALLFQALILLVVSCYGGGFSNLPAFIGDLFGTKQLGAIHGYLLTTWSLGGIIGPMLVNQIRSSTGSYIPVFYVFLGLISVACVISIMLRIDIKKYQENSKMKKAA; encoded by the coding sequence ATGACTCTCACAAAAAACAGATGGCTTATTGCATTATCCGCTATCGCTATTCATCTTTCGATCGGTGCTTCTTACGCCTATAGCGTATATAAAAAGCCACTCATTGAAACAATGGGATGGTCTGAAACGAATGTAACATTAGCTTTTACTATTATGATGGCTCTTGCAGGGTTTACCGCTGCAGCATTTGGTAGGTTCGTAGAAAAATGGGGACCTAGGAAGTCGGCTTTAATAGCAGCGTTGTTGTTTGGTTTAGGTCAAGTGGGCTCCGGAGTAGCTGTCTTACTTGACTCGTCAATTGCCTTTTTACTTACATACGGTTTACTAAGTGGACTTGGGCTTGGCATTGGATATATCTCACCTGTATCCACCCTTGTTAAATGGTTTCCGGATCGGAGAGGTTTAGCAACTGGGATGGCTGTACTTGGGTTTGGTGCTGGGGCACTAATCACTGCTCCTGTTGCCGCCAACCTAATTATTACAACTAGTATTTCAACCACTTTCTTTATTTTAGGGACATGTTACTTTTTTGTTATGATTCTAGGTGCCTCTTATATTGCTCCACCAAAAGAGGGGTGGATACCTGAATCGATGAAACAAGGAATTGCTGTTGCAGGTCAGAAAAAGGTGAAAGAGGATCTAAGACAATTAACAGCTCAAGAGGCTGTCAGAACCAAACATTTCTGGATGCTATGGACGATGATGCTCATTAATACAAGTGCAGGGATTATGATGATTTCGGTTGCTTCTCCGATGGCTCAAGATGTAGTGGGATTGTCTGCTGCTGCTGCTGCGACAATGGTGGGAATCATGGGGATTTTCAATGGTGGAGGAAGACTTGGTTGGGCGACAGCCTCTGATTATATTGGACGCTATAATATATTCATCATCTTCTTCATTATTCAAATTATCGCTTTTGCGGTACTCCCTAACACAACGAATGCTCTCTTGTTCCAGGCACTTATTCTCCTAGTAGTTAGCTGTTATGGAGGAGGATTTTCCAATCTGCCAGCATTTATTGGTGATTTATTTGGAACCAAACAGCTTGGAGCAATCCATGGGTATCTTCTAACCACCTGGTCTCTTGGCGGGATTATTGGACCGATGTTAGTGAATCAAATTAGATCATCCACTGGTAGCTATATTCCTGTTTTTTATGTGTTTCTAGGTTTGATCTCTGTTGCGTGTGTTATATCGATTATGCTTCGGATAGATATTAAAAAGTATCAGGAAAACAGTAAGATGAAAAAGGCTGCTTAA
- a CDS encoding MFS transporter has product MKRRFTKEENSWVLYDWGNSAYSVIISTAVFPLYYKASATEAGVSAANSTAYLGYTIAIATFILAMLGPILGTIADYQGFKKKFFSFFFSLGVLFTGALAFIPSDQWLFLLIFYTVAAVGSAGGNIFYDAFLVDVTTEERMNRISARGFGLGYIGSTIPFIISIGIIVLAQNKIIPIETVTASKIAFIITAIWWGVFAIPLLKNVHQRYYINKEPNPVVNSFKRLGKTFKEIRKYRSLFLFLLAYFFYIDGVGTIITMSTAYGSDLGITSTNLLIILFVTQVVAAPFALLYGRLAEKFTGKKMLYVGICVYIIVCIYAYFLETTIDFWILAMLVATSQGGIQALSRSYFAKLVPKQHSNEFFGFYNIFGKFAAIMGPLLVGVTAQVTGNSNSGVFSLVVLFIIGIIILAFVPEERDVKTA; this is encoded by the coding sequence ATGAAGCGTCGTTTTACGAAAGAGGAAAACAGCTGGGTGCTGTATGATTGGGGAAACTCCGCTTATTCCGTTATCATCTCAACCGCAGTCTTTCCACTCTACTATAAAGCATCCGCAACTGAAGCAGGAGTTAGTGCTGCTAATTCTACCGCCTATTTAGGCTATACCATCGCGATCGCTACATTTATATTAGCTATGCTCGGACCGATCCTCGGAACGATTGCTGATTATCAGGGCTTTAAGAAGAAGTTCTTCAGTTTTTTCTTCTCTTTAGGTGTTTTATTTACAGGGGCCCTAGCCTTTATCCCAAGTGATCAATGGTTATTTCTCTTAATCTTTTATACTGTTGCGGCAGTAGGTTCAGCAGGTGGAAATATTTTTTATGACGCATTCTTAGTCGATGTTACAACTGAAGAACGAATGAATCGAATTTCCGCTCGTGGTTTCGGTTTAGGCTATATCGGTAGTACCATTCCTTTTATCATCAGTATTGGGATTATTGTGTTAGCACAAAATAAAATCATACCGATCGAGACTGTAACTGCGAGTAAAATTGCCTTCATTATCACTGCTATTTGGTGGGGCGTATTCGCCATTCCTCTTCTTAAGAACGTCCATCAGCGCTATTACATTAATAAAGAACCAAATCCAGTCGTCAATAGCTTCAAACGACTTGGAAAGACATTTAAAGAAATTAGAAAATATCGTTCGTTATTTCTATTTCTACTAGCCTATTTCTTTTATATCGACGGAGTGGGGACGATTATCACAATGTCTACAGCCTATGGTTCAGACTTAGGTATCACTTCTACGAACTTACTAATCATCCTTTTTGTTACTCAAGTAGTAGCTGCACCATTTGCCTTACTATATGGAAGACTTGCAGAGAAGTTTACTGGTAAAAAGATGCTTTATGTTGGGATATGCGTATATATCATCGTTTGTATTTATGCTTATTTCTTAGAAACTACAATTGATTTCTGGATTCTCGCTATGCTTGTTGCTACATCACAAGGGGGTATTCAAGCATTAAGCCGTTCTTACTTCGCAAAGCTTGTTCCAAAACAGCATTCAAATGAGTTTTTTGGATTTTATAACATCTTCGGTAAGTTCGCAGCTATTATGGGGCCACTTCTTGTTGGTGTTACCGCACAGGTTACTGGGAATTCCAACAGTGGAGTATTTAGCTTAGTTGTCCTATTTATTATTGGTATTATCATTTTGGCCTTTGTTCCAGAGGAACGAGATGTAAAAACAGCATAA
- a CDS encoding DUF2642 domain-containing protein, giving the protein MNMMYQHMNQPMPMTGPEEIVVSEPYVFSAVSTLIGSPVVIETTRGRISGMLMDGKPDPLIIKVGDSTFFVRLCEVVWIMPDPLKR; this is encoded by the coding sequence ATGAATATGATGTATCAACATATGAATCAGCCTATGCCGATGACGGGTCCAGAGGAGATCGTGGTGTCTGAGCCCTATGTGTTCTCTGCGGTTAGCACGCTAATAGGAAGTCCGGTGGTGATTGAAACAACGAGAGGTAGAATTAGTGGAATGTTAATGGATGGTAAGCCGGATCCTCTAATAATTAAAGTGGGAGATTCAACGTTCTTTGTGCGTCTTTGTGAAGTAGTCTGGATTATGCCAGATCCACTGAAAAGATAA
- a CDS encoding YuzF family protein, with amino-acid sequence MNYMYRQVNQPLQNMQQPKQVTVIEPYVYAAVASLVGKRAVVETTRGNVSGMVIDAKPDHVVLQERESTFFVRLCEVVWIMPDPS; translated from the coding sequence ATGAATTATATGTATCGTCAAGTAAATCAACCACTACAAAATATGCAACAGCCAAAGCAAGTAACAGTAATTGAACCATATGTATATGCAGCAGTTGCTTCGCTTGTAGGAAAAAGAGCAGTAGTAGAAACAACGAGAGGAAACGTTTCAGGAATGGTGATTGATGCAAAGCCAGATCATGTTGTTCTTCAAGAGCGAGAATCAACTTTTTTTGTGCGACTATGTGAAGTAGTTTGGATTATGCCAGATCCGTCGTAA
- a CDS encoding nitric oxide synthase oxygenase produces the protein MKQAKDLFQEAKDFIEISYKELGIEELIDERLLEIELQIKEDGYYEHTYEELVYGAKLAWRNSNRCIGRFFWQTLDVVDARQYKTEEEVYEALLFHIKTATNNGKIRPMITVFHPNLKTDCDIRIWNHQLVRYAGYEYEDGVIGDPASISFTKVCESLGWKGNHTHFDVLPLVIQVNGGTPKWFNIPKELILEVPIQHPDYPGFKDLGIKWYAVPMISDMKMEIGGIEYQAVPFNGWYMETEIGARNLADSFRYNLLPKFASIMGLDISKNSTLWKDRALVELNYAVIDSYKSAGVSIVDHHSAAAQFKRFEENEARAGREVTGDWTWLIPPVSPAATHIFHHSYEDKLVLPNFFYQDQPYEKDKG, from the coding sequence TTGAAACAGGCTAAAGATCTTTTTCAAGAAGCAAAAGATTTTATAGAAATCAGTTATAAAGAGTTAGGAATAGAGGAACTAATTGATGAAAGATTACTTGAAATCGAGCTTCAAATTAAGGAAGATGGCTACTACGAACATACCTATGAAGAACTAGTTTATGGAGCAAAGCTTGCTTGGAGAAATAGCAATCGTTGTATTGGTAGGTTCTTCTGGCAAACACTTGACGTAGTAGATGCACGACAATATAAAACAGAGGAAGAAGTATATGAGGCATTGCTGTTTCATATTAAAACAGCTACAAACAACGGGAAGATCAGACCCATGATTACAGTCTTTCATCCTAACTTAAAAACTGATTGTGATATAAGAATTTGGAATCATCAGTTAGTCCGATATGCTGGTTACGAATACGAAGATGGTGTAATAGGGGATCCTGCCTCCATTTCTTTTACAAAGGTATGTGAGTCTTTGGGGTGGAAAGGAAACCATACACATTTTGATGTTTTACCATTAGTTATCCAAGTAAATGGCGGAACACCTAAGTGGTTTAATATTCCTAAAGAGCTCATTTTAGAGGTGCCTATTCAGCACCCAGATTATCCAGGATTCAAGGACTTGGGGATAAAGTGGTACGCTGTTCCGATGATTTCTGACATGAAAATGGAAATAGGGGGTATCGAATATCAGGCCGTGCCATTTAATGGCTGGTATATGGAAACTGAAATTGGAGCTAGAAACCTTGCCGATTCATTCCGTTATAATCTATTACCTAAATTTGCTTCCATAATGGGATTGGATATCAGTAAAAATTCAACCCTTTGGAAAGACCGAGCATTAGTTGAACTAAATTACGCTGTTATAGACTCCTACAAATCCGCTGGAGTGAGTATTGTCGATCATCATTCAGCAGCTGCTCAGTTCAAGCGGTTCGAGGAAAATGAAGCAAGAGCCGGCCGTGAGGTTACTGGTGATTGGACATGGTTAATTCCACCCGTTTCTCCTGCAGCTACCCATATCTTTCATCATTCTTATGAAGACAAGCTCGTGCTTCCGAACTTCTTTTATCAAGATCAGCCGTATGAAAAGGATAAAGGATAA
- a CDS encoding Dps family protein — protein sequence MQMQGGNGFSPDEFKLSKSGFDPNMPGHMNQHSDEMILRQEPRTVRQEGSGISLPVDTRLEMGLMLDEHLCALNVALHQYTKHHWLTEGAESFGSLHHILDEHIDVTQKHIDMVGERVARLGVVPTAHPVTQHEISYIKHEVEGRYTMRDFLRNDLEHEIKIQGMMRKTISRAHELNDFGTVQVLEEVLLKREDFGYHIWSLLEDDTLVRGMNHLLDGQNDIASNRHLNDKLTQ from the coding sequence ATGCAAATGCAAGGTGGAAATGGTTTTTCTCCAGATGAATTTAAATTATCAAAATCAGGTTTTGACCCAAATATGCCAGGGCATATGAATCAGCATAGTGATGAAATGATTCTTCGCCAAGAACCAAGAACAGTAAGACAAGAAGGTTCCGGAATTAGTTTACCAGTTGATACACGTTTAGAAATGGGACTAATGCTTGACGAGCATTTATGTGCTTTAAATGTGGCATTACATCAATATACGAAGCATCACTGGCTAACAGAAGGTGCTGAATCATTCGGAAGCTTACACCATATCCTAGATGAGCATATTGATGTTACTCAAAAGCATATTGATATGGTTGGTGAACGAGTGGCAAGATTAGGAGTGGTACCAACAGCTCATCCGGTCACTCAACATGAGATTTCATATATTAAACATGAAGTAGAAGGTCGTTATACCATGCGTGATTTTCTTCGTAATGACTTGGAGCACGAAATAAAGATTCAAGGCATGATGAGAAAAACAATTTCCCGTGCACATGAGTTAAACGACTTTGGTACGGTTCAGGTGTTAGAAGAAGTTCTGTTAAAAAGAGAGGACTTTGGATACCACATTTGGAGTCTGTTAGAGGATGATACATTAGTAAGAGGAATGAATCATTTATTAGACGGGCAAAACGATATAGCTTCAAATCGCCATTTAAACGATAAGCTAACTCAATAG
- a CDS encoding cryptochrome/photolyase family protein — protein sequence MKKIIVWLRRDLRLHDHPALWEASQQGIVIPVFIWSKEEETHLHSSPTSKWWLHHSLYALQKTLFTKGISLIIRSGNNSLHVLKTLVEETGADSLYFNERMEPDLYLRDQLILKELNLIGIKTRCYCTNQLVHPSQIVNKSGGPYKVFTPFYKRLLKEFIPRPFPIPSNLRGLNQKIDSLFIEQLDLLPIINWDQKLHRHWIPGEVWGITQWTSFLSKSISRYQQDRDYPYTEASSALSPYLASGDLSIRALWYAALRFKEQHDELEGQVDAFLRQLAWREFSYYQLWHHPSITEHPLRESFREFPWNSHIEQKMDSWKKGKTGYPLVDAGMRQLWETGTMHNRIRMVAASFLVKHLLINWTEGAKWFQHTLVDFDLANNAMGWQWIAGTGFDSAPYFRIFNPIKQSEQFDQDGEYIRRWVPELSKLSAPYIHRPWEAQAELLKAAGIVLGETYPNPIVDHQMARERALKAYSTIKG from the coding sequence ATGAAAAAAATTATTGTATGGCTTAGAAGGGATCTCCGCCTTCATGATCATCCAGCTTTATGGGAGGCATCCCAACAAGGAATTGTTATTCCGGTATTCATATGGTCAAAGGAAGAAGAAACGCACCTTCATTCAAGCCCAACCTCAAAGTGGTGGTTACATCACTCACTATATGCTCTTCAAAAAACATTATTTACAAAGGGAATATCATTAATTATCAGATCCGGTAACAACAGTCTACATGTCCTAAAAACATTAGTTGAAGAAACAGGCGCAGATTCCTTATATTTTAACGAAAGAATGGAGCCAGATCTTTATCTTAGAGATCAATTAATCCTCAAAGAATTAAACTTAATAGGAATAAAGACCAGATGTTATTGCACAAATCAGCTTGTTCATCCTTCTCAGATTGTCAACAAATCTGGAGGACCATATAAAGTCTTTACTCCTTTTTATAAGCGTCTACTAAAGGAATTTATTCCTCGACCTTTTCCGATACCAAGTAACTTACGTGGTTTAAATCAGAAGATTGATTCTTTATTTATAGAACAACTTGACCTACTTCCTATTATCAATTGGGATCAAAAGCTACACCGGCACTGGATTCCCGGAGAAGTGTGGGGGATTACACAATGGACAAGTTTTCTTAGTAAGTCCATCTCTCGTTATCAACAAGACCGTGATTATCCATATACGGAAGCCAGTTCGGCACTTTCACCGTACTTAGCATCTGGTGATCTAAGCATTCGTGCTTTATGGTATGCTGCTCTAAGATTTAAAGAACAACACGATGAGTTAGAGGGGCAAGTTGATGCTTTTCTCCGACAATTGGCCTGGAGGGAATTTAGTTATTACCAGCTATGGCATCACCCTAGCATTACCGAACATCCACTGCGAGAGTCATTTCGTGAATTTCCTTGGAACAGTCATATTGAACAAAAAATGGATAGCTGGAAGAAGGGGAAAACTGGATATCCTCTTGTAGATGCTGGAATGAGACAACTCTGGGAAACGGGCACCATGCATAATCGCATTAGGATGGTAGCAGCTTCCTTCTTAGTAAAGCACCTCTTAATTAACTGGACAGAGGGTGCAAAATGGTTTCAGCATACACTAGTAGATTTTGACCTTGCTAATAATGCAATGGGATGGCAGTGGATTGCAGGAACCGGCTTTGATTCCGCTCCTTATTTCCGAATCTTTAACCCCATAAAACAGAGTGAGCAATTTGATCAAGATGGCGAGTATATTCGGAGATGGGTACCAGAGCTGTCCAAGCTATCTGCACCTTATATCCATCGACCTTGGGAAGCACAAGCTGAACTTTTAAAAGCAGCAGGTATAGTGTTGGGGGAAACCTATCCTAATCCGATTGTTGATCACCAAATGGCTAGAGAACGTGCATTGAAAGCATATAGTACAATTAAAGGATAG
- a CDS encoding electron transport protein — MKRRYYLYIMLFLIAIVVGIASMSDFEYAYIPDEDTVVDHSHNSRKGLDIWGTFISEKNDSIQHVSSKNEVFDEGAIKIDNELLKLGREVFYEETFGNEIFLTDIMGIINGPLTIGNMSKAILALKGEGTTNLRVELAKDITIGETHYKKGDLIDTGIDVARGSLTPLGLPVSWADGRVRVGISCAACHATVDPVNKNVIENAPNADFNAGLVMALASNSTAFFSHAEIKSIEKYVLENSPQVIDSTGKVQSLPDSETIEREVDRIVAQWPRGNFDSTIDLVANPCQIPDAYTLGDHPYGWSGFSAAGPFKGLSSFSNNVHAQNADSLSQMEISQELVGIDPEVYVGMILQNAANPEFRYMPSLDVKPTEFFKSVDPTPGVVGVNDMVAQPLYPKVSIVAPAGLFVSENGFKFNEQNYAASAWQNTINPPKPKLDVSKEQIDQGREVFIKGGCISCHAGNNLTNNSVVSTDIVGTEPSRAKGLSKTEKVFGESYLYAPDTPVPLPENPKVLKVPTQHLDPEQIKLAFGHDNSAGGYKVPSLIGLYWTAPYLHDGGVAIGTNGEFGMKNTLLKGISPDPKNSLMAMIDRELRQKVIEENKSSESLRTVRVTGEGHAYWIDGKNGFTNEEQEAVVGYLLSLYKQHEEE; from the coding sequence ATGAAACGACGGTACTATTTATACATAATGCTCTTCCTCATTGCAATTGTAGTAGGAATTGCTTCAATGAGTGATTTTGAATATGCATACATACCAGATGAAGATACTGTGGTAGATCATTCGCATAATAGCCGTAAAGGCTTGGATATATGGGGGACATTTATCAGCGAGAAAAATGATTCCATTCAACATGTATCTTCAAAAAATGAAGTGTTTGATGAAGGGGCCATCAAAATTGACAATGAACTGCTAAAACTAGGGAGAGAGGTATTTTATGAGGAGACATTTGGAAATGAAATCTTCCTAACAGATATTATGGGTATCATTAATGGCCCATTAACAATTGGAAACATGAGTAAGGCGATTTTGGCACTTAAGGGTGAAGGAACCACTAATCTTCGGGTAGAATTGGCTAAGGATATTACCATTGGTGAAACGCACTATAAAAAGGGTGATTTAATAGATACAGGAATTGATGTAGCAAGAGGTTCTTTAACTCCACTTGGATTACCAGTCTCATGGGCGGATGGAAGAGTTAGAGTGGGAATCAGCTGTGCTGCCTGTCATGCAACCGTCGATCCAGTAAATAAAAATGTCATCGAAAATGCTCCTAATGCGGATTTTAACGCTGGCCTGGTTATGGCATTAGCGAGTAACTCTACAGCGTTTTTTAGCCATGCTGAAATAAAAAGTATTGAAAAATATGTGTTAGAAAACAGTCCTCAAGTTATTGATTCAACGGGCAAGGTACAATCATTGCCGGATTCAGAAACAATTGAGCGTGAGGTGGATCGAATTGTAGCGCAGTGGCCAAGAGGAAACTTTGACTCCACAATCGATCTTGTTGCCAATCCATGTCAAATACCTGATGCCTATACATTAGGTGATCATCCTTATGGTTGGAGTGGTTTCTCAGCCGCAGGTCCTTTTAAAGGCTTATCTTCGTTTAGTAATAATGTACATGCGCAAAATGCAGATTCTCTCTCTCAAATGGAAATCAGTCAAGAGTTAGTAGGGATAGACCCTGAAGTATATGTAGGAATGATTCTGCAAAACGCTGCTAATCCTGAATTTCGTTATATGCCTAGCCTAGATGTAAAACCGACAGAATTTTTTAAGTCAGTAGACCCGACACCCGGTGTGGTTGGGGTGAACGATATGGTGGCTCAGCCTCTATATCCGAAGGTATCCATCGTTGCTCCGGCAGGCTTATTTGTAAGTGAAAATGGATTTAAATTCAATGAACAAAACTATGCGGCTAGTGCGTGGCAGAACACGATCAATCCACCCAAACCAAAGCTGGATGTTTCAAAAGAACAGATTGATCAAGGAAGAGAGGTTTTTATTAAGGGCGGATGCATTAGTTGTCATGCTGGTAATAACCTAACCAATAATAGTGTAGTCTCCACAGATATAGTGGGAACAGAACCTTCTCGAGCAAAGGGTTTAAGTAAAACTGAGAAGGTGTTTGGGGAGTCCTATCTGTATGCACCGGATACACCTGTTCCTCTACCTGAAAATCCAAAGGTGTTAAAAGTACCTACACAACATCTTGATCCGGAACAAATTAAACTAGCATTTGGGCACGATAACTCAGCAGGTGGCTATAAGGTGCCAAGTTTAATCGGGCTGTATTGGACGGCTCCATATTTACATGATGGAGGGGTAGCGATTGGGACTAACGGAGAATTTGGGATGAAGAATACTTTGTTAAAAGGAATTAGTCCAGATCCCAAAAACAGTTTAATGGCAATGATTGATCGTGAATTACGCCAAAAGGTGATTGAAGAAAACAAATCGAGTGAGAGTCTACGAACAGTTCGAGTAACTGGTGAAGGACATGCCTATTGGATTGATGGAAAAAATGGATTTACCAATGAAGAGCAAGAGGCGGTTGTAGGTTATTTGTTATCCTTATATAAACAGCATGAGGAAGAATAA